In Georgenia soli, a genomic segment contains:
- a CDS encoding glycoside hydrolase family 3 protein — MKRTTKGGLVGVAVAVPLSLGLVGSAFAAPPDHASNNGRAAEAAAGNEGNHGRPPELGAEVKDVITVKGREFKDLNDNGKLDPYEDWRKPVDERVEDLVGQMTLDEKAGLMLIDTLNASCDPATGEFGTLPAVADDYIDNQHMHRFIFRNVVDSGERGACETGGGGFSTNVRVTPGEAAAFMNKVQARSEATRLGIPVLYKSNARNHIDAQARAGINEAAGAFSAFPKEAGIAAAALGEQAKATGEATDGDMSVVEDFAGVMAAEWESIGLRGMYGYMADLSTEPRWYRTHETFTEDADLGANIMGELVETLQGPVGKDGNSLSPDTSVALTMKHFPGGGPQELGLDPHYAFGKTQVYPGDAFGYHLKPFEAAIEAGVSSIMPYYGVPMDVTYEGVDYDEVGMAFSDQIVNGLLRDQMGFDGYVNSDTGIINDRAWGLEEATIPERVAAAINSGTDTLSGFHDVKTITDLVADGLVSQERVDLAAERLLAPMFEMGLFENPYVDPEVADATVGSDENREVALDLQRKSSVLLQNQEVDGEAVLPLDGDEKVYVLGNVDAAEVEASGYEVVDGNVAAGETRPSAADADVALISVTAKNVGTGAYRSNDPATGMNPEHLNPIVWDGARNLDGQSPYGAADACVAYDEAACTDNGLRFGGSFPWESSILDLTGMENEAQSWEVTPSLETIQAVMDEVGAENVVLDIYFRQPYVLDEASGLRDAGAILANFGNSTTALMDIVSGDFAPQGKMPFALPATRLAVEQQHSDLPGYDETEDGALYEYGFGLTYEE; from the coding sequence GTGAAGAGAACGACAAAGGGCGGACTGGTCGGCGTCGCCGTCGCGGTGCCGCTCTCGCTCGGACTGGTGGGCAGCGCGTTCGCCGCGCCGCCGGACCACGCGAGCAACAACGGGCGCGCGGCCGAGGCCGCCGCCGGGAACGAGGGGAACCACGGCCGGCCGCCGGAGCTCGGCGCCGAGGTCAAGGACGTCATCACCGTCAAGGGACGGGAGTTCAAGGACCTCAACGACAACGGGAAGCTCGACCCGTACGAGGACTGGCGCAAGCCCGTCGACGAGCGCGTGGAGGACCTCGTCGGGCAGATGACGCTGGACGAGAAGGCCGGCCTCATGCTCATCGACACGCTCAACGCCTCGTGCGACCCGGCGACCGGTGAGTTCGGCACGCTGCCTGCGGTCGCCGACGACTACATCGACAACCAGCACATGCACCGGTTCATCTTCCGCAACGTCGTCGACAGCGGCGAGCGTGGCGCGTGCGAGACCGGCGGCGGCGGCTTCTCGACCAACGTGCGCGTCACCCCCGGCGAGGCGGCGGCGTTCATGAACAAGGTGCAGGCGAGGAGCGAGGCGACCCGCCTCGGGATCCCGGTGCTGTACAAGTCCAACGCCCGCAACCACATCGACGCGCAGGCCCGCGCGGGCATCAACGAGGCCGCCGGCGCCTTCTCCGCCTTCCCCAAGGAGGCCGGCATCGCGGCGGCCGCGCTCGGCGAGCAGGCGAAGGCCACCGGCGAGGCGACCGACGGCGACATGTCCGTGGTCGAGGACTTCGCCGGCGTCATGGCGGCGGAGTGGGAGTCGATCGGGCTCCGCGGCATGTACGGCTACATGGCCGACCTGTCGACCGAGCCGCGCTGGTACCGCACCCACGAGACGTTCACCGAGGACGCCGACCTGGGCGCGAACATCATGGGCGAGCTGGTCGAGACGCTCCAGGGGCCCGTCGGCAAGGACGGCAACTCCCTGAGCCCCGACACCTCGGTCGCCCTCACCATGAAGCACTTCCCGGGCGGCGGACCGCAGGAGCTCGGCCTGGACCCGCACTACGCCTTCGGCAAGACCCAGGTATACCCGGGCGACGCGTTCGGCTACCACCTCAAGCCCTTCGAGGCGGCCATCGAGGCTGGCGTCTCGTCGATCATGCCGTACTACGGCGTGCCGATGGACGTCACCTACGAGGGGGTCGACTACGACGAGGTCGGTATGGCGTTCTCCGACCAGATCGTCAACGGCCTGCTGCGTGACCAGATGGGCTTCGACGGCTACGTCAACTCCGACACGGGCATCATCAACGACCGTGCCTGGGGCCTGGAGGAGGCCACCATCCCCGAGCGGGTCGCCGCGGCGATCAACAGCGGGACCGACACTCTCTCGGGCTTCCACGACGTCAAGACCATCACCGACCTCGTCGCGGACGGTCTCGTGAGCCAGGAGCGCGTGGACCTGGCCGCCGAGCGACTGCTCGCCCCGATGTTCGAGATGGGCCTGTTCGAGAACCCCTACGTCGACCCGGAGGTCGCCGACGCGACCGTCGGCTCGGACGAGAACCGCGAGGTCGCCCTCGACCTGCAGCGCAAGTCCAGCGTGCTCCTGCAGAACCAGGAGGTCGACGGCGAGGCGGTGCTGCCCCTCGACGGCGACGAGAAGGTCTACGTCCTCGGCAACGTCGACGCCGCGGAGGTCGAGGCCTCCGGCTACGAGGTCGTCGACGGCAACGTCGCGGCGGGCGAGACGCGGCCGAGCGCCGCGGACGCCGACGTCGCGCTCATCTCGGTGACGGCGAAGAACGTGGGCACCGGGGCCTACCGGAGCAACGACCCGGCCACGGGCATGAACCCGGAGCACCTCAACCCGATCGTCTGGGACGGCGCCAGGAACCTCGACGGGCAGAGCCCGTACGGTGCCGCCGACGCGTGCGTCGCCTACGACGAGGCGGCGTGCACGGACAACGGGCTCCGCTTCGGCGGCTCCTTCCCGTGGGAGTCGAGCATCCTCGACCTCACCGGCATGGAGAACGAGGCGCAGTCCTGGGAGGTCACCCCGTCCCTGGAGACCATCCAGGCCGTGATGGACGAGGTCGGTGCCGAGAACGTCGTTCTCGACATCTACTTCCGCCAGCCGTACGTGCTCGACGAGGCCAGCGGTCTGCGTGACGCCGGCGCGATCCTCGCGAACTTCGGCAACAGCACCACCGCGCTGATGGACATCGTCTCGGGCGACTTCGCGCCGCAGGGGAAGATGCCGTTCGCGCTGCCGGCCACCCGCCTGGCCGTCGAGCAGCAGCACAGCGACCTGCCCGGGTACGACGAGACCGAGGACGGAGCCCTGTACGAGTACGGCTTCGGTCTGACGTACGAGGAGTGA
- a CDS encoding alpha/beta family hydrolase: protein MTSEKDDVLDVTTPHGPARVHVTVPDSPRGALALGHGAGGGVGAKDLVATAEVAAGLSLAVALVEQPYRVAGRRAPAPARQLDAAWTAVMAELRAGALAGVPLVVGGRSSGARVACRTAAEIGAAAVLCLAFPLQTPGRPDRPSRLPELEQVTVPVLVVQGERDPFGMPPPAPGREVVVVAGDHNLARDVPAVRAAVRGWLPAVLPTTAGERPAPR from the coding sequence GTGACGAGCGAGAAGGACGACGTCCTCGACGTGACGACCCCTCACGGACCCGCACGCGTGCACGTGACGGTGCCCGACTCCCCGCGCGGGGCGTTGGCGCTCGGGCACGGCGCGGGCGGTGGTGTCGGCGCCAAGGATCTCGTGGCGACGGCGGAGGTGGCGGCCGGTCTGAGCCTCGCCGTCGCCCTCGTCGAGCAGCCCTACCGGGTGGCGGGTCGCCGCGCGCCCGCCCCCGCGCGCCAGCTCGACGCCGCGTGGACGGCGGTGATGGCCGAGCTGCGCGCCGGCGCACTCGCGGGGGTTCCGCTCGTGGTGGGCGGTCGTTCCTCCGGCGCCCGGGTGGCGTGCCGGACGGCCGCCGAAATCGGGGCCGCCGCGGTGCTGTGCCTGGCGTTCCCGCTGCAGACGCCCGGGCGCCCGGACCGGCCCAGCCGCCTGCCCGAGCTGGAGCAGGTCACCGTCCCGGTCCTGGTGGTGCAGGGCGAGCGCGACCCCTTCGGCATGCCGCCGCCGGCGCCGGGCCGGGAGGTGGTGGTGGTCGCCGGCGACCACAACCTGGCCAGGGACGTCCCGGCGGTCCGTGCCGCGGTCCGGGGCTGGCTCCCCGCCGTGCTCCCCACCACCGCCGGCGAGAGGCCAGCTCCTCGCTGA
- the dapB gene encoding 4-hydroxy-tetrahydrodipicolinate reductase, translated as MTKLGVAVIGAAGRMGRAVCEAVDGAADLELVARLGEDDDVAALRASGASVGVDFTVPSATEANVHALIDAGLHAVVGTTGWTDESLGRVREHLDRVNAGREQGLGVLIAPNFALSAVLAMRFAQQAARFFESAEVVELHHPDKVDAPSGTALTTARHIAAARAEAGLGPVPDATEKQVDGARGAVVDGVHVHAVRLRGLVAHEEILLGNPGEQLTIRTDSFERSSFMPGVLLAVRAVVSRPGLTFGLDQVLDLG; from the coding sequence GTGACGAAGCTGGGTGTGGCAGTGATCGGCGCCGCCGGGCGCATGGGACGCGCGGTCTGCGAGGCCGTCGACGGCGCAGCGGACCTGGAGCTGGTGGCACGGCTCGGGGAGGACGACGACGTCGCGGCCCTGAGGGCCTCCGGCGCGAGCGTCGGGGTGGACTTCACCGTCCCCTCAGCCACGGAGGCGAACGTCCACGCGCTCATCGACGCGGGCCTGCACGCCGTCGTGGGCACGACCGGGTGGACCGACGAGTCGCTCGGCCGGGTCCGCGAGCACCTCGACCGGGTCAACGCGGGACGCGAGCAGGGCCTCGGCGTCCTCATCGCCCCGAACTTCGCGCTCTCCGCGGTGCTCGCCATGCGGTTCGCGCAGCAGGCGGCCCGCTTCTTCGAGTCGGCCGAGGTGGTGGAGCTGCACCACCCGGACAAGGTCGACGCCCCGTCCGGCACGGCGCTGACCACCGCCCGCCACATCGCGGCCGCCAGGGCCGAGGCGGGGCTCGGGCCGGTGCCGGACGCCACGGAGAAGCAGGTGGACGGCGCCCGCGGGGCCGTGGTCGACGGTGTGCACGTGCACGCGGTGCGGCTGCGCGGCCTCGTCGCCCACGAGGAGATCCTCCTCGGCAACCCCGGCGAGCAGCTGACGATCCGCACGGACTCCTTCGAGCGGTCGAGCTTCATGCCCGGCGTGCTGCTCGCGGTCCGCGCGGTGGTGAGCCGGCCGGGGCTCACGTTCGGGCTCGACCAGGTCCTCGACCTGGGCTGA
- a CDS encoding ribonuclease J — MSHPHPELSAPGPIPQGGLRIVPLGGLGEVGRNMTVFEHAGRLLIVDCGVLFPEDNQPGVDLILPDFDYIADRLDDIEAIVLTHGHEDHIGGVPYLLRQRRDIPLIGSQLTLAFIEAKLKEHRITPVTMAVREGQTEQLGPFGLEFIAVNHSIPDALAVMIRTGAGNVLHTGDFKMDQLPLDNRITDLRAFARMGEEGVDLFMVDSTNAEVPGFTAHERDIGGVLDNVFGQAEGQIVVASFASHVHRVQQVLDAAALHERKVALVGRSMVRNMGIAADLGYLKVPPGTLIDVKNIDSFPPNETVLMATGSQGEPMAALSRIANRDHRVSVGPGDTVIFASSLIPGNENSVFRVINGLMRLGAKVVHQGNAKVHVSGHASAGELLYCYNIVRPRNVMPVHGEIRHLVANGALAVQTGVPAERVVLAEDGVVVDLVDGRARIAGAVPCGYVYVDGSSVGEITDAELKDRRILGEEGFIAIFAVVDTATGKVLTGPHIQARGMAEDDSVFDAILPDVTNALNEVVGRGNADTHQMQQAMRRVVGRWAAKRLRRSPMIIPTVVEA, encoded by the coding sequence GTGAGCCATCCCCATCCTGAGCTGTCCGCGCCCGGTCCGATCCCCCAGGGAGGCCTGAGGATCGTCCCGCTCGGCGGGCTCGGCGAGGTCGGCCGGAACATGACCGTCTTCGAGCACGCCGGCCGACTCCTCATCGTCGACTGCGGCGTCCTCTTCCCCGAGGACAACCAGCCCGGCGTGGACCTGATCCTGCCGGACTTCGACTACATCGCCGACCGTCTCGACGACATCGAGGCCATCGTCCTGACCCACGGTCACGAGGACCACATCGGCGGCGTCCCGTACCTGCTGCGCCAGCGCCGCGACATCCCGCTGATCGGCTCCCAGCTGACCCTCGCGTTCATCGAGGCGAAGCTCAAGGAGCACCGCATCACGCCCGTGACCATGGCCGTGCGCGAGGGCCAGACGGAGCAGCTCGGGCCGTTCGGGCTCGAGTTCATCGCCGTCAACCACTCCATCCCGGACGCCCTCGCCGTCATGATCCGCACCGGCGCCGGCAACGTCCTGCACACCGGCGACTTCAAGATGGACCAGCTCCCGCTGGACAACCGCATCACCGACCTGCGGGCCTTCGCCCGCATGGGCGAGGAGGGCGTCGACCTGTTCATGGTCGACTCCACCAACGCGGAGGTGCCCGGCTTCACCGCTCACGAGCGGGACATCGGCGGGGTCCTCGACAACGTCTTCGGCCAGGCTGAGGGGCAGATCGTCGTCGCCTCCTTCGCCTCCCACGTCCACCGGGTCCAGCAGGTGCTCGACGCCGCCGCCCTGCACGAGCGGAAGGTCGCCCTGGTCGGCCGGTCGATGGTGCGCAACATGGGCATCGCCGCCGACCTCGGCTACCTCAAGGTGCCGCCGGGCACCCTCATCGACGTCAAGAACATCGACAGCTTCCCGCCGAACGAGACGGTCCTCATGGCCACCGGCTCGCAGGGGGAGCCGATGGCCGCGCTCAGCCGGATCGCCAACCGCGACCACCGCGTCTCCGTCGGCCCCGGTGACACGGTGATCTTCGCCTCCTCCCTGATCCCGGGCAACGAGAACTCGGTGTTCCGCGTCATCAACGGGCTGATGCGGCTGGGGGCGAAGGTCGTGCACCAGGGCAACGCCAAGGTGCACGTCTCCGGCCACGCCAGCGCCGGCGAGCTGCTGTACTGCTACAACATCGTCCGGCCGAGGAACGTCATGCCGGTCCACGGCGAGATCCGCCACCTGGTCGCCAACGGCGCGCTCGCCGTCCAGACCGGCGTGCCGGCCGAGCGGGTCGTCCTCGCCGAGGACGGCGTCGTCGTCGACCTCGTCGACGGCAGGGCGCGGATCGCCGGCGCGGTGCCGTGCGGGTACGTCTACGTCGACGGCTCCTCCGTCGGCGAGATCACCGACGCCGAGCTGAAGGACCGCCGCATCCTCGGGGAGGAGGGCTTCATCGCCATCTTCGCCGTCGTCGACACCGCCACCGGCAAGGTGCTCACGGGGCCGCACATCCAGGCCCGCGGCATGGCCGAGGACGACTCCGTCTTCGACGCGATCCTGCCCGACGTCACCAACGCCCTGAACGAGGTGGTGGGCCGCGGCAACGCGGACACCCACCAGATGCAGCAGGCGATGCGCCGGGTCGTGGGCCGCTGGGCGGCCAAGCGGCTGCGCCGCAGCCCGATGATCATCCCCACGGTGGTCGAGGCGTAG
- a CDS encoding DNA translocase FtsK codes for MGGAHLVGGTARSVGSGAKDLDPALRRDGLAFLLLGVAIVIALREWFGLSGIAGDVIHHVAAGVVGVLGVLLPLVLVAMAVRLMRHPERAQANARVSIGLTAVIAAVCGLIHIGLDLPSPADDFAAVERAGGLLGWLLGTPLTILLSEWGAVPILVLVGLFGILVVTATPVAAVPARLRSAGAWFLGRPADGSDGDAATTEVVAADGTHRPPAPRRRRKKAETAEAVVPGEYAADEAFTTAAELAPAQEGAPAAPGRKGRKRGGATAATAATADTAGPTADVTAEEKAELTAPPTQALPARAEQLELAPDVIYTLPADEMLIKGAPHKVRSAANDRVVEALTQVLTDFSVDARVTGFSRGPTVTRYELELGAGVKVERITALSKNIAYAVASADVRILSPIPGKSAIGVEIPNADRETVALGDVLRSSVARRTEHPLVVGVGKDVEGGYVVANLAKMPHLLVAGATGAGKSSFVNSMITSIMMRATPEEVRMVLVDPKRVELTIYEGIPHLITPIITNPKKAAEALEWVVREMDARYDDLSMYGYKHIDDFNAAVRGGKVKPLEGSERKISPYPYLLVIVDELADLMMVAPRDVEASIQRITQLARAAGIHLVLATQRPSVDVVTGLIKANVPSRLAFATSSLADSRVVLDQPGAEKLIGQGDALFLPMGSAKPMRVQGAWVTESEIHAVVEHVKAQLQPTYREDVIAPVAKKQVDEDIGDDLDLLLQAAELVVTTQFGSTSMLQRKLRVGFAKAGRLMDLLESREIVGPSEGSKARDVLVQPDDLPGTLAMLRGEEPAEAPYDPNDAADVVHVDEAPVDRYADGVAGHLPQAAAGYDDEDSDDGEDAWELTGR; via the coding sequence ATGGGAGGAGCGCACCTGGTGGGTGGCACCGCACGCAGCGTCGGATCAGGCGCCAAGGATCTCGACCCGGCCCTGCGCCGCGACGGGCTGGCGTTCCTGCTCCTCGGCGTCGCCATCGTCATCGCGCTGCGCGAGTGGTTCGGGCTCTCCGGCATCGCCGGGGACGTCATCCACCACGTCGCCGCCGGCGTCGTGGGGGTGCTGGGTGTCCTCCTGCCGCTCGTGCTGGTGGCCATGGCCGTCCGGCTGATGCGCCACCCCGAGCGTGCCCAGGCCAACGCCCGCGTCTCGATCGGCCTCACCGCCGTCATCGCCGCGGTGTGCGGGCTGATCCACATCGGTCTCGACCTGCCCAGCCCGGCCGACGACTTCGCCGCGGTCGAGCGGGCCGGCGGACTGCTCGGCTGGCTGCTGGGGACCCCGCTGACGATCCTGCTCTCCGAGTGGGGAGCGGTCCCGATCCTCGTCCTCGTCGGCCTGTTCGGGATCCTCGTCGTCACCGCCACCCCCGTCGCCGCCGTGCCGGCCCGCCTGCGCAGCGCCGGCGCCTGGTTCCTGGGGCGCCCGGCCGACGGTTCCGACGGCGACGCCGCCACCACCGAGGTGGTCGCCGCCGACGGCACGCACCGCCCGCCCGCCCCGCGCCGCCGTCGGAAGAAGGCCGAGACCGCCGAGGCCGTCGTGCCCGGGGAGTACGCGGCCGACGAGGCCTTCACGACCGCCGCCGAGCTCGCCCCCGCCCAGGAGGGGGCCCCCGCCGCGCCCGGCCGGAAGGGACGCAAGCGGGGCGGCGCCACCGCGGCCACGGCGGCGACCGCCGACACGGCCGGCCCGACGGCGGACGTCACCGCCGAGGAGAAGGCGGAGCTCACCGCCCCGCCCACGCAGGCCCTGCCGGCGCGGGCCGAGCAGCTCGAGCTCGCGCCGGACGTCATCTACACGCTCCCCGCAGACGAGATGCTCATCAAGGGCGCCCCGCACAAGGTGCGCTCCGCCGCCAACGACCGCGTCGTCGAGGCGCTGACCCAGGTCCTCACCGACTTCTCCGTCGACGCACGGGTCACCGGCTTCTCCCGCGGCCCGACGGTCACGCGTTACGAGCTCGAGCTCGGCGCCGGGGTGAAGGTCGAGCGCATCACCGCGCTGAGCAAGAACATCGCCTACGCCGTCGCCAGCGCCGACGTGCGCATCCTCTCGCCGATCCCCGGCAAGTCAGCCATCGGCGTCGAGATCCCCAACGCCGACCGCGAGACCGTCGCCCTGGGCGACGTGCTGCGCTCCTCCGTGGCCCGGCGCACCGAGCACCCGCTCGTCGTCGGGGTCGGCAAGGACGTCGAGGGCGGCTACGTCGTCGCCAACCTCGCCAAGATGCCGCACCTCCTCGTGGCGGGCGCCACGGGCGCCGGTAAGTCGAGCTTCGTGAACTCGATGATCACCTCGATCATGATGCGCGCCACCCCGGAGGAGGTGCGCATGGTGCTGGTCGACCCCAAGCGGGTCGAGCTGACCATCTACGAGGGCATCCCGCACCTGATCACCCCGATCATCACCAACCCGAAGAAGGCCGCCGAGGCCCTGGAGTGGGTCGTGCGGGAGATGGACGCCCGGTACGACGACCTGTCCATGTACGGCTACAAGCACATCGACGACTTCAACGCGGCCGTGCGGGGCGGCAAGGTCAAGCCGCTCGAGGGCTCCGAGCGCAAGATCTCGCCCTACCCGTACCTGCTCGTGATCGTCGACGAGCTCGCCGACCTCATGATGGTCGCCCCGCGCGACGTCGAGGCCTCCATCCAGCGCATCACCCAGCTCGCCCGCGCCGCCGGCATCCACCTGGTCCTGGCCACCCAGCGGCCCTCGGTCGACGTCGTCACCGGGCTCATCAAGGCCAACGTGCCCTCCCGGCTGGCCTTCGCCACCTCCTCCCTGGCCGACTCCCGCGTGGTCCTGGACCAGCCCGGCGCGGAGAAGCTCATCGGGCAGGGCGACGCCCTGTTCCTGCCGATGGGCTCGGCCAAGCCGATGCGCGTGCAGGGGGCGTGGGTCACGGAGTCGGAGATCCACGCCGTCGTCGAGCACGTCAAGGCCCAGCTGCAGCCGACCTACCGCGAGGACGTCATCGCCCCGGTCGCGAAGAAGCAGGTGGACGAGGACATCGGCGACGACCTCGACCTGCTGCTCCAGGCCGCCGAGCTTGTCGTGACCACGCAGTTCGGCTCCACCTCGATGCTCCAGCGCAAGCTGCGCGTGGGCTTCGCCAAGGCCGGGCGGCTCATGGACCTGCTCGAGTCGCGCGAGATCGTCGGCCCCTCCGAGGGGTCCAAGGCCCGGGACGTCCTGGTCCAGCCGGACGACCTGCCCGGGACCCTGGCGATGCTGCGGGGCGAGGAACCCGCCGAGGCGCCGTACGACCCGAACGACGCGGCCGACGTCGTCCACGTGGACGAGGCGCCGGTGGACCGGTACGCGGACGGGGTCGCGGGCCACCTGCCCCAGGCGGCGGCCGGCTACGACGACGAGGACAGT
- the dapA gene encoding 4-hydroxy-tetrahydrodipicolinate synthase — MDSTASPRLPSRTFGSVATAMVTPFHEDGSIDVDAGVAVAVKLVDDGCDALVLHGTTGESPTTHQPEKDELVRAVVEAVGERAMVIGGAGSNDTAHAVRIAQGAERSGAQGLLVVSPYYNRPSQEGVYQHIKAVADAVDLPVILYDIPGRTGVAIADETLDRLAEHPRVKAVKDATGNVPAGFERMARTGLEFYSGDDALNFDWLAHGASGVISVVGHVAAGAYAEMVCEVDAGDLPGARDVAARLRPLVAAIMGGGQGAVMSKHALHLQGVIPTPTVRLPLVPAGEQEVANLAAVLRAEGLLTA; from the coding sequence ATGGACTCCACCGCCTCCCCGCGCCTCCCGTCGCGCACGTTCGGCTCCGTCGCCACCGCGATGGTCACCCCGTTCCACGAGGACGGCTCGATCGACGTCGACGCCGGCGTGGCGGTCGCCGTCAAGCTCGTCGACGACGGGTGCGACGCCCTCGTCCTCCACGGCACGACGGGGGAGTCCCCCACGACCCACCAGCCGGAGAAGGACGAGCTGGTGCGTGCCGTCGTCGAGGCGGTGGGGGAGCGCGCCATGGTCATCGGCGGCGCCGGCTCGAACGACACCGCGCACGCGGTCCGGATCGCCCAGGGCGCCGAGCGCTCGGGCGCCCAGGGCCTGCTGGTGGTCTCCCCGTACTACAACCGGCCCTCGCAGGAGGGGGTGTACCAGCACATCAAGGCCGTCGCCGACGCGGTCGACCTGCCCGTGATCCTGTACGACATCCCCGGCCGCACCGGCGTCGCGATCGCCGACGAGACCCTCGACCGGCTCGCCGAGCACCCCCGGGTCAAGGCCGTCAAGGACGCCACCGGCAACGTCCCTGCCGGGTTCGAGCGGATGGCCCGCACCGGCCTGGAGTTCTACTCCGGCGACGACGCCCTGAACTTCGACTGGCTCGCCCACGGCGCCTCCGGTGTGATCTCCGTCGTCGGCCACGTCGCCGCCGGCGCGTACGCCGAGATGGTCTGCGAGGTCGACGCCGGGGACCTGCCCGGCGCCCGCGACGTCGCCGCCCGCCTGCGCCCCCTCGTCGCCGCCATCATGGGCGGCGGGCAGGGCGCGGTCATGAGCAAGCACGCCCTCCACCTCCAGGGCGTGATCCCCACCCCGACCGTCCGCCTGCCGCTCGTCCCGGCCGGCGAGCAGGAGGTCGCGAACCTCGCCGCGGTGCTGCGCGCCGAGGGCCTGCTCACCGCCTGA
- a CDS encoding GNAT family N-acetyltransferase, protein MTSPDDLGHQDVLGGLLAGTGTEDPHAGHAHDDPLRPTADLSVRPAVPEDSTAIGDLHARTLRASLAAGVGHDLGPELAAALDPAALGASWAAAIGSPPSPRHRVLTAVAGAQVVGFAAFAPAEVPVDVRPAPAEDGSEDGTDEPVPADAAAGDPAGADAPDGDDEARAVAEILALEVPAAHGRRGHGSRLLAACADLLRQEGTTRVQVWTVQADESRTRFLSQAGFAPAGLRRSLDVGGEEVVEICWYADL, encoded by the coding sequence ATGACCTCACCGGACGACCTCGGCCACCAGGACGTGCTGGGCGGGCTCCTCGCCGGGACCGGCACCGAGGACCCGCACGCGGGCCACGCGCACGACGACCCGCTGCGCCCGACGGCGGACCTCTCTGTCCGTCCGGCCGTGCCGGAGGACTCCACGGCCATCGGGGACCTGCACGCCCGCACGCTGCGCGCCTCGCTGGCGGCCGGGGTCGGCCACGACCTCGGTCCCGAGCTCGCCGCGGCGCTCGACCCTGCGGCGCTCGGGGCGTCCTGGGCCGCCGCCATCGGCTCGCCGCCGTCGCCGCGCCACCGGGTGCTGACGGCGGTGGCGGGGGCGCAGGTGGTCGGCTTCGCCGCGTTCGCGCCCGCCGAGGTACCGGTGGACGTGCGCCCGGCCCCGGCGGAGGACGGCTCCGAGGACGGCACCGACGAGCCCGTCCCCGCTGACGCCGCCGCGGGCGACCCTGCGGGGGCCGACGCCCCGGACGGCGACGACGAGGCCCGGGCCGTCGCCGAGATCCTGGCGCTGGAGGTGCCCGCCGCCCACGGTCGACGCGGGCACGGCTCCCGCCTGCTGGCCGCCTGCGCGGACCTGCTCCGCCAGGAGGGCACCACCCGCGTGCAGGTGTGGACGGTGCAGGCGGACGAGTCGCGGACGCGCTTCCTGAGCCAGGCGGGGTTCGCGCCGGCCGGGCTGCGCCGGTCGCTGGACGTGGGCGGCGAGGAGGTCGTCGAGATCTGCTGGTACGCCGACCTGTAG